In Kogia breviceps isolate mKogBre1 chromosome 9, mKogBre1 haplotype 1, whole genome shotgun sequence, a single window of DNA contains:
- the FGL2 gene encoding fibroleukin, with protein MKLAEWCWLSSAVLAAYGFLVVANNATEEIKDEAAQDACPVRLESRAKCEEGGDCPYQVNLPPLTIQLPKQFGRIEEVFKEVQNLKEIVKSLKKSCQDCKLQADDSRDPGRNGLLLPGTGALGEAGDNRVKELESEVNKLSSDLKDAKEEIDVLQGRLEKLNLVNMNNIEHYVDSKVANLTFVVNSLDGKCSSKCPTQEQIQSRPVQHLIYKDCSEYYTIGKRSSELYRVTPDPKISSFEVFCDMETMGGGWTVLQARVDGSTNFTRTWQDYKVGFGNPRREFWLGNDKIHLLTKSKDMILRIDLEDFNGVKLFALYDHFYVANEFLKYRLHIGNYNGTAGDALRFSKHYNHDLKFFTTPDRDNDRYPSGNCGLYYSSGWWFDACLSANLNGKYYHQKYRGVRNGIFWGTWPGISEAQPGGYKSSFKEVKMLIRPKHFKP; from the exons ATGAAGTTGGCGGAGTGGTGCTGGCTGAGCTCGGCTGTCCTTGCTGCTTATGGTTTTTTGGTTGTGGCAAACAATGCAAcagaggaaattaaagatgaagcaGCCCAGGACGCCTGCCCGGTGAGACTAGAAAGCAGAGCGAAATGCGAGGAGGGAGGCGACTGTCCCTACCAGGTGAACCTGCCCCCGCTGACTATTCAGCTCCCTAAGCAGTTTGGCAGGATCGAGGAGGTGTTCAAAGAAGTCCAGAACCTCAAGGAAATTGTAAAGAGCCTGAAGAAGTCTTGCCAAGACTGCAAACTGCAGGCTGATGACAGCCGAGACCCGGGCAGAAATGGACTGCTGTTACCGGGCACAGGAGCTCTGGGAGAAGCTGGTGACAACAGAGTTAAAGAGTTAGAGAGCGAGGTTAACAAGCTGTCCTCTGACCTTAAGGATGCCAAGGAGGAGATCGACGTGCTTCAGGGTCGCCTGGAAAAGCTGAATCTTGTAAATATGAACAACATAGAACATTATGTTGATAGCAAAGTGGCAAACCTAACATTTGTTGTCAATAGTTTGGATGGCAAATGTTCATCTAAGTGTCCTACTCAAGAACAAATACAATCACGTCCAG TTCAACATCTTATATATAAAGATTGCTCTGAATACTACACAATAGGCAAAAGAAGCAGTGAGCTCTACAGAGTTACACCGGATCCCAAAATTAGTAGCTTTGAAGTTTTCTGTGACATGGAGACCATGGGGGGAGGCTGGACAGTGCTGCAGGCACGTGTTGATGGAAGCACCAACTTCACCAGAACATGGCAAGACTACAAAGTAGGCTTTGGAAACCCCAGAAGAGAATTTTGGCTGGGGAACGATAAAATCCATCTTCTGACTAAGAGTAAGGACATGATTCTAAGAATAGATCTTGAAGACTTTAACGGTGTCAAGCTCTTTGCCTTGTATGATCACTTTTATGTGGCCAACGAGTTTCTCAAATACCGTTTACACATTGGTAACTATAATGGCACAGCTGGAGATGCCTTACGTTTCAGTAAACATTACAACCACGATCTGAAGTTTTTCACCACCCCAGATAGAGACAACGATCGATACCCCTCTGGGAACTGTGGGCTCTACTACAGTTCAGGCTGGTGGTTTGATGCATGTCTTTCTGCAAACTTAAATGGCAAATATTATCACCAGAAATACAGAGGTGTCCGAAATGGGATTTTCTGGGGGACCTGGCCTGGTATAAGTGAGGCACAACCTGGTGGCTACAAGTCCTCCTTCAAAGAAGTCAAAATGCTGATCAGACCCAAGCACTTTAAGCCATAA